The genomic stretch GTTCTGGCTATTCAGCATCATGTCACATATTTGTGGAATGTGGAATCCAGGAGAAGTCAGGTAAGGGTGTAAACCCATATCTAACTTTGGcccattttaatgaaattatttaacatACTATATGCAATCATACCTAATGGTAAGGGCCAATGATGGTGTACAAAAACAGGTTTTTGGATATTTGGCTTTTGTGACAACATTACATTGTATATTTTGAATAGATGTTAAGTAGATTTTTCCAAGCCAGTGTAACTTTCTGAAATTAAACATACACAACTTTTAACaaaattgttgtttgtttgttttccccaaCAACGCAATAGGTGCTGCTCTGGTCAGCCAGCAAGGTGTTTGAAGAACTCACAGATATTGAGCGACAGTTTCACAAAGCTTTGTACACAGTGAGAACCTACCTTCAATGTGAAAGATATTCTGTTGGCCTTCTGGACATGACCAAAGAGAAGGTTTGTGATCGAGCTGCAGAAAAAATATTGCTTGTCATTTCAACCaaacatttcacacaaacaTATTTCTTGATATACTTTTTCACACTTTCCCAGGAATTCTATGACGAATGGCCAATCAAACTTGGAGATGTAGAACCTTACAGGGGCCCAAAGACCCCAGATGGCAGAGTATGTATCCATCTATTTAATTGTAAAATTTTTAACAGCACTATTTCATGACGAGCATTCTTTTGCAatttattactttttgcagGAAGTGAACTTCTACAAGATCATCGATTACCTTTTGGAGGGAAAGGAGGAGATTAAAGTCATCCCGTGagtattaatacattttattaatattatctgTCCACAATATTATATATTCAGCAATACCAACTATTGTAGATGCAAATCTTCAGACTATGagaataataaaacacaaatggCTACATCATCAATACATTGTCTTTGACCAAACACCATAGATTTTGGGGGCCACATTGTCTACAGTAAACATCTAAAAGTGATAATTATGCATAATGTGTAAATTGTTgttgaaaaacatttatattttttaatatatgtttttaagGACACCCCCTACTGATCACTGGGCGATGGTTAGTGGGCTTCCAACCTATGTTGCTGAGAACTGCTTTGTAAGTCATTTTTTGTCAAACAAAACTGTACAATCActaataatcaataatcaaatGTAATGCAAGTACAATTGACTGTGAAGCAGTACAATTATGAAAGTAtattctataaaaaaaaaattctgtttgtCCTGTAGGTTTAGAACAAATGAGAGTTTAAATTTAactatttgtattttctttagTTGAACCTGATAATTATGATTGCAGTGAGTGATGAATATTAAAGAATCAAAGCTAATGTTTCTGCTCTCTAGATCTGTAACATGATGAATGCTTCAGCAGATGAGTACTTCTCATTCCAGGTAAAACAGCGCTCATTTGAATTAATCATTTAccttttcatcattttttccagaaagactttaattttaattttttcttttctgttctgtCCAGAAAGAAGCTGTAGATGAGTCTGGCTGGAAGATCAAAAATGTCTTGTCACTTCCCATTGTCAACAAGAAGGAAGAAATTGTTGGTGTTGCCACCTTTTTCAACAGAAAAGATGGCAAGCCTTTCGATGAGCATGATGAACAGATCACTGAAGCAAGTCAAAGCTGTTCTGCATCATTTCCGCACCTTATTTCCCCCGTTTTTTTCCGTTTGCTTCTGACCACATAGATCTTCCAAATGTGACTTTACAATATGGACttttatattgtcattttatatATTGTGATTTTGTATTGTTCCAGGCTCTCACACAGTTTTTAGGTTGGTCAGCCCTAAACTGTGACACCTATGACAAACTCAACaagttggaaaataggaaagACATTGCACAGGAAATGCTAATGTACCAGACCAAATGCACCAATAAACAACTTCAGAGTATTCTGGTGAGTCCTTTGCTTGACAAAATGTTTGGAGAATTGGAAGAGCATGGAAATTATAGTGGCAAAATTTAAACGAGATAATTTGTTCTTtgggtacttttttttttctcagaacaCAAGGGAAAAGTTTGACCAAGAGCCAGAAGACTGTGACCAGAAAGAAATGTACAAACTCTTGGTATGCCGTTTAACCCCTTCAAAGTGACCAAGCCAGCTGGACAGACAGCAGAACCTGGCACATGAAAGTATCGCTGTGATGCACATCCATTCAAGATTAGCAAAAGGAGTCACATTAAAGTGGATTAACCTCTGTGTGTTATTTgtatataatacagtatattttagttTTCCTTCAGGCAAAGGGACTCAAATGATgactattattttaaaaaaggccTTGAATCCGCACCAAAGATTCATTCAAACAATTCGATTGTGAATTTTGCAGAGAGCAACCATTCCAGAGGCTAAAGATGTTGAGTTGCTGGAGTTCCACTTCAGTGACTTCCCAGTGACAGAGCTCGATCTGATCAAGTGTGGCATTCGCTGCTTCTTTGAATTAAATGTGGTCGAGAAATTCAAAGTTCCTGCAGAGGTAAGAGACGCCTCAGATCGCCTCAGATTCATAACCTTTCGCAGGAATAAGATGCACTGTTAAGTGCTGTGAAAATGATTATTTCTGGTTGTTTCTAATGCAGTTGATGTTTTCCCTGTATTGCTCAATTCCTACTTGTGAGTACAGCTAAAGTAAGCAAGCATGTTGTGATCTTTTTGATCAAGTCAAATATTTGCTTTGGATGTTCCATACTTTTCAACTGTTATTAAGAGGGAAGATGAATTGGAAGCACTCTCTTGTGTCAACCAGGTTCTTACCAGGTGGATGTACACGGTTCGGAAAGGCTATCGGGATATCACATACCACAACTGGAGGCATGGGTTCAATGTAGGCCAGACAATGTTCTGTCTCCTACAGGTAAAATTACTCTTCAGACCATGTCATTTGGTACTACTGAAAGTTTCCACTGTAGTTGAATGAGAGGCTTGACAAATgcatacaataaatacatttcatggATTAGCCTGACAACtgcataaaataaatgcattgccTAAAATGGGCATTGCATCCATAGAGATCAGGTACACAGAAGCTGTACCgtatcaactgtatgttgctctggataagagcatctgccaaatgccaataataataatatataacctcaGCATGTCTTTTATTATAGACAGGAAAACTGCGAAAATATTATTCAGACCTCGATGCCTTCGCAATGGTGGCGGCTGCATTCTGTCACGACATTGACCACAGAGGAACCAACAATTTATACCAAACAAAGTGAGCCTCATTCTCATTGCTACAAATACGGATTTCTTTTCATGAATAGTAGGCCTCACAAATATAATTTCAGGGAGGAGGCTGGCAGCATTTCAGATATGACAATAttgaatttctttttcttctcttatTTACAGGAGCATATCTCCACTGGCCAAATTACATGGATCTTCCATAATGGAGAGACACCATCTTGAGTACAGCAAGACATTAATGGCTGATGAGGTTAATTGCCCTTTGCTGCAACTGATGAGAAATGCTAATCCTTGGCATAACACTTTCTGTTCAAACGGATCTTGCTAACAGTGTCCATTCTAATGTTTTCCCCAGAGCCTCAATATCTTCCAGAACCTTCAGAAACGGCAGTTTGAGACAGTGCAACACCTGTTTGACGTCTGTATTATTGCCACAGACTTGGCCTTGTACTTCAAGTGAGAGCTTGAACTTTGTCACACCTGGTGTCCTGGCCTTTGTTTTGAAATCTCTTGGTTTTAATGgctttatttttctaaaatcgGTTTAGGAATAATTAATGTATAACATAATGGCACACACGTTATGTCTCCTAGAAAGAGGACGATGTTTCAGAAAATTGTTGAGGCCACAGAAGTGATGGCAGAGGAGAAAGACAGAATCAACCACATTTCAAACAACCCTATCAGGAAGGAAATCATcatgtaaatgcattttttcatgtttatttttgttcatttctttttttatttaacattaaCTAAGTGACAAATCGAGGGTGGGACCCTCTTTAGCAAAGGTGAGgtgaggtaaaataaaaaataaaaacattttataagaAATTGTTCCTTAGAATGTACTCCTCTAGCGATGAGGTGATTAATGTGCTGCTCAGGAAAGGCACTGTTGCTTTCCTCATGTGTAATGCACTCTAACCTCTCAGTAGCTGACATTACCTtgtctgagccaatcacagatgAGTATGGGCTGTCTGCACAGGGGAATGAACCCTAACTCTTCTTTCTCAAACAGGGCCATGATGATGACAGGCTGCGATCTGTCCGCCATTACCAAACCATGGGAAGTCCAAAGTAAGGTTAGTGCAGTGATCACACATAACGCATCACAGCTACTCTAAGAATTAGTATAATGGATAATTATCGTCCCATTATAGTCTTGTTCACTGTTTttagaaatgaaaacattgacAGTAAATCTGCTTTTTCAGGTTGCTCTCATGGTAGCAGCTGAGTTTTGGGAACAGGGAGATTTGGAGAGGACAGTTCTGGATCAGCAGCCTATTGTAAGCCTCTCAAACACAACCCCTGACCTCTTTTTTCTTGCATTTAGTTTTATTggcaaaatatgtatttacatCTTCACTACATCTTTACATGCTCATACATCACTGAGGGCTTCTCATCTTGGTTCTTGTCACTTTAAACGTCCAACACTATCATTCACTGCTTTGTCAAAATCACTCAATTTAATCACCAGGAAAGCTAGAAAGGTAACTGATTTTACCCACTTTCATTCTCTGTTCCTCAGCCCATGATGGACAGGAGCAAGGCAGATGAGCTTCCCAAGATGCAGTGTGGTTTTATTGactttgtgtgttcatttgtgtaCAAGGTAAGTAACCTGGGGATGTATCAATTTCACTTCAGGAATATGAGTAAAAAAAGTTTTGGCTTGGCAAGATTTATTTTGATACTTTGGTTAAATTTCTAGAATAATACTTTAATATGATCACTGAACAGAACCGCCTTCAAGGTAGAACTCTTTCagttaaacaaatatataaagtaTAAAGTGACATGTCTAATAACATTATCTTAATGCCTAAAACTGAGAAGGAAGCTTTAATCATCTGAAAAGCATTTCAATAATCCTGATTATTAGGGAATTAGAGTCTAATTGCTTAATGGATACCCTAATAATTCAAATCTCACTATGGACATAACTGTAGAAACTCATACATGAACCAAAAACTGCACAGTCAGTGTTACTGAACCTGATTTTTGGGAAGGAGCAGTGTCAGTGGTAATCCTAATGCAATGTTTAAACTACCTGAACTTCCCAGGAGAATGGTTGCATAGACAGGATGCCTGAATGAAGGTTTAATGACTGGGTTGGGTGTTGGTAGGCCTGCAGTGATCGGCTCCCCCTCTCATGCAGGAATTCTCAAGGTTTCACAAAGAGATTACTCCCATGTTTGACGGACTGAACAACAACAGGATGCATTGGAAGGAGCTGGCTGAAATTCACCAGGCAAAGGTGGACACCCTAGAACAACAGAAGAAGAACCTGGGAGAGGCCGAGAAGAatggtaataataatgtgtttatgACAATCCAAATCAAAACATAAAGTTACAGATAAGATTCACGGGCAGATTGCAATACATAATACCTCATATGCTCTTGTCCTGAGTCTTTACTcacatatttactgaagcaatttatGCTATATACCTTCCTCAACTGCCCCATCTGAGAATTGAACCTTGAACCATAGATCTATAACTCTATTGAATACAACACTGCCActcatgaacaaaaataaataaagagggtTGCAAATGAACTCTGCACACTTATCAAACAATGTTTGACAACCTGCCGTTCTGACCCCATGCACAGTGGGGGGGAAACCACAGCAAACTCACAAAGTACACAGGAAACCGTGTAAAACAGGCACAAGAAAAAACGTGAGCGTGCCAGGAAACCTTGTGTTACAAGCAGGGATGGGTttgggggatggagagagtgtgCTTTGCAGGATGGCTGAATTTTAATAAGGGCATGGGGGAGGAGCTTTGTAAAAACCTGACTGTTCTCTTTCCTATTAGATGGTGGAGACACAAAGTCTAAAACCTGCAGCATCTGCTAGCCACTGTCCATACCCACCTGTGGACAGGGGACGCTGGATGAGCATATGCAGGAGATGCACCCAGGTGCACagtacttctttttttgtttccttttcatGCTTTTTCACAACAGGCCAAAGGACTTAAGTGCTACTTGAACCACCACCATGACAGCATCATGTtctagataaaaaataatatacagtatatacgtaCTACAGACAACTTGTTGGTAGTTATATCCTCTTATCATTTAAACACTTAAATGCAGGAAGGCAAAGGTGCCCAACTTTCTTAAGAATTTGTTGACACTGAGCCAATTCTGAACCATGTAAACATCTGTAGATATCttcacaaaatataaaaattctaAGTGTTTCTGCTGCATTATTTTTGTGAGAGGAAAGGGGAAACAAGTCTCACTCATCATATAAgtaatttatatttatgcatatatgcaacatatatttttacattaattcatttcagtACTGAAAAACAGTGGCTTTATGGTTTCAAAACTTACTTCATACCTTATCACAATTTAAAAATAGTTCTAGTTTCTAAACTCAAAACTGCTCATCATTTCATCATATCGCAATGAAACAGCTGCCAGTTGACATTAAATTGAAAACTCTCTTcactaatttatggcactggtGCTTCCAATCAAGCTAGCAATGTGAAGgtcaacattacattaaaaaaataatgagcaTTAATTTGTATATGTAATACTTGAATCAATAAGTACAGTTCTATTAATTGATAGTTTTTTATGGATATTGgaccatttcattttatttgttttggtaaTACCACTTTGGGCCACACAAACCATTTTCCAGGAATAATTCTTGGTTGAAATAAAACTGTACAAAAGAGGATTACCTTACTCTAGCTTCCAACCACAATCTGTCATAATACACTAAAAGACTTTGAGATCTTGCCAAGGTCATACATATCCTTCAAGGAATATGAAAATAAGCTACTTGTCTTCAGGTTCAAAGTAATAATACATCCTGAATTGTCTGTATACTATTACAAGTTACACTCCATATGTTTAGAAACATTACATAATAATCTACTCTTGTTAAATCTCAAGTGTAGTGTAAACAGCAGTCAGGATATAATGCAATGACATATTTTCAAAGAAAGGGTAAATAGCTTTGTGGCTTGCCCTGTGTGTCTCTTTAAAATACTTTATATGAATAAGAAGATTAGACTGAGGTGGCTTGGATTGTATGCCAGCTTTTAGGATCCTCCAAGCTTTAAACTTGAATTACCCTGCTTATATAAAGCTGACTACTGAAGCCTGGCCAGGCCACACTGCAAGGGGCACCTCCCCCAAACAGTTTCTGAACTCAGCTTTTCACAAATCTAAAAGTCAATAGCTTGTCATGGTTGAATTTCCAGTGTATACCCACAGGTGTAACACATTAacttaaaactaaaaatatagCGCAATAGCAAAAGTATGAAGAAAAGCATACATGGAAACTGTCAGAAACTGTTCCAGTAGCAACATACGCTCCGTTTTAGGTAATgctttcaaaaaacaaaatggaaaaagccAGTCGAGGAATTCCATTTCCATCAAAGCCGGTGATGGGGCTGGATTGCTAGTTTCGGTGCAGCCATTTGAAAACATAGTGATTGACAGCCCCAAAGAAGTGTGCTTCCCCATACAAGGAACATCCCATTATTTAAAGATCAaccatgaaaaaatattaaacatacactcagtgagcattttattttattattacttaatttttagacttatcaagtcttctgcagctgtagcctctgcacttaaaggtttgacacatggtgtgttctgagatgctctaatgcataccactgttgtaatgtgtggttactgtcaccttcctgtcagcttcgaccagtcccaggagatcagcagtttctgagatactcaaaacctgtctggcaccaacaatcacagtcaaagtcacttagatcacattttttccccattctgacaacagctgaacctgtcttgacatgtctgcatgcttttatgcatttagtttctgccacatgattggctgattaaatatttgcattaacaggctggtctacaggtcgacctaataaattgctcactgagtgtatacttcaGAAGCTTGAAGTGAATCTACTGTACTCTATGAACTAGTAATAGGGTTTCCTAGAGCTCCTCTGGAGTCATCGTAAATCAGGACTCTACAATGAGATTAAAACTCATTGCGGAAGTGAGTTATAATCTTTTGTAAGTGTCTCATTAAGCTATgggtttatttttcatgtacacatatacagtatatacatacacacatgcatgtgtgtgtatgtttatgtatgcaggtcattaaaatgtatgtttcatAAGATTAGATCCATATCTTAAAATAAGTACGACAGATTGTGTGATGTAAACTTTGAACAATAAAGCAATTCCTAAAAGTTTGGAAGGCTGTTCCTGTGCAGTTCTTTAGACAGTGTGTTATATTGTGTGCCATTTCAGCACAGGGTACCAGCCTATCTTGGTTCTTCACACAGAAAAGAATTAAAGCTGTAGTACCTGGGCATGGCAGATGACtgccacagggagagagaaacactctTCTGCCCCAAGCTCAGTTCAACAGAGATTCAAGGGCTTCTTTACCGGGCAACTGGTCTGCCCCTATTCAATGAACAGCTATTTCACTGTAAATCTAAATCATTGTGAACTGTATTACAGTGCACGTCTGTATTCCAGTCAACTCCAAAACTTCTTATTCAATTGTGTACCACTGAATTCCGGTGAATTGATAATCGGTATCACCAAATCCTAATACTATTGTATACAGTACCTCTGGTTTATAGtgtacaactactactactactactactactactaccacctCCAAGTTATACTGAAATACTATATGAGGTACTGCTGAACTGTACCCTTCGAAGAGAACAATACTACGATAAGCCATAAAGAAGTTACTTAAGGTGTTTACTGTTTTGAAGTTGATTTTGCCCAATTACAAAGCTGCTTTGTTCTATAGTGAACATTGTctaaaacaaagataaaaaaaagacataGACAAGATGTCAATGTAGCACAAAAGAAAGACCAATTCAACATTTGACCTGGTGTACTATTTATCTTGGGTAAATTTGACAATTTTAAAGTTTAAATAATGACCATCTCTACGGCTTAatgtggctgttctgtctcaggagtaaaataaatacattctgaCTGCAAAAAGACAGGGAGGGACAtcacatttaatatttacaaagcTGTTAGAGACATATCGCCGTGGTTCCAGGTCCGTCACACACCGGTCACAAGAACATGTCCTCGAAGTATTCGTCAAACTCTTCCTCCCTACGGGACATAAAGAACCACAATATAAGCACTGGTTTTTCTTTTAACTGAAAGAAAGCCACTATGGAAACCAGTAGCAAAGTGGACACAGGAAGACCGTGTTCTGTGAAGGTGACCTTCCTCACCTGGATTTCTCCTCCACGCTGGGGGCGGGGCCCTTCCAGTGGTCCGCTTCCGAGGGTCCCTCCGCATCCTTGCCCGACTCATCGTGACCTGAGGGAGGGGGTCAGAGGGTGGTCACTAATCCCCTATCACACCCACACAAGGCCCACAGTGCTAAAGCTCTTTCCATCCTGCTAATACTCTGCAGCTCTGCGTAATCTAGGCACGGCGTGGAAATCCCTTACACTGCTCTGAACTCTCGAGTGTGATTATTACAGGGAAGGGTGGAGTGCTGATGTCCTGTCTCCTTACATATAAGCCGAGGACAAAAGAACGCAATGGCGTATGACGCGGCATTGGACGGCCAACAAAAGACTCCAAAGAGGCTGGAGAAGTGCATGTGTTTAAAATCGAAATGAAACATCACAAATCTCAATAATATACCATGATCCATGAAGAGACACCACTAACTATGGGTCATACTAAagtttaatgcatttatttaatggatcaattaaagcagttgatttcAAACTTGTGTTCAAGCCCACAAATGTTTGTGGCAAACACTTACTCTTGaaccattaaaaatgttttatgtttacttgtggtttatttttaaaggtaagaacaaatattactttGATTAAAAGGccaaataattgtaattttctctctctccattttccccatcagcagccatttttgttcgctgcacactaccttttcaaaccgTTAGCTAAAGCTAGCCAATGCTCATGGTGAacattaaaggggcagttcacccaaataTTAAGTCGTTATGTATGACTGCTTCTAAAAAAGTTGTCAAATCTAAAAAATGATAGACCATACTCTGTGtgagtggaaacatactttattatatttttgggtgaactgcccctttaaggtTTTCCATGAGTAATGATAAATGTCACTGGTCAACATTTTAAGTGAACATCTTTTGAATGCCTAATGcggggtggcctgtagggtagtggttaaggtaaatgactgggacacgcaaggtcggtggttctaatcccggtgttgccacaataagatccgcacagccgttgggcccttgagcaagtcccttaaccctgtacgtcgctctggataagagcgtctgccaaatgccaacacacctaaaataaatgtaatgtaatgtaatgctagtCACACATAGATGCCAAAGGTTTCCCGACAAACTGTCTgagaacacacagagaggttTTACATGTCACTGCAGAGGAGTTTCCATAGAGTCCATGCATACCTCTGTCAGACTCCCCGGAGTCATCTGAACCTCTGGGAGAGGAGTGTTCTGTCGGCGAGAAAGGACAGGGATCAGGTCAATTTCCCCTCAGGGAATATATGTGAACTGTGTTGTATAATATGGTATAACAGGcgtcacatatacacacaaatgcattgaACAAATCACAATACTTTTTGCAGCCTCTAATCCGTGGTATTTAGGAATAAGGACAAACATCTATTTCTACTCTATTGTAAACTTCTCCTCTTATATTGTACATGCCAAAATCCCTAAACGTCTCTCTCATCCTAagtgatgaaaaatgaaaatatttatcaCATTAGCAGACCTCGCCTTTTCCAGCGAGGTGTTGACGGAGTTTTTGAAAAGAGAACCCTTCTGGAAAGGTCTATAAAGCCTCACGAATGCAGTCACGAACACCATGGTGCTGTGCAGGCACGTACAGGTATGCTATTCACGGAATGTCCTACCCTTGCAAAGCAGAAGCCAGCGATTCCATGGAAAGATAGTTTCCAGTTTCGGCC from Conger conger chromosome 2, fConCon1.1, whole genome shotgun sequence encodes the following:
- the pde6c gene encoding cone cGMP-specific 3',5'-cyclic phosphodiesterase subunit alpha'; the encoded protein is MADKDSVEKYLENNPQFAKEYFDKKLRAEVLSSAFSDNLEIKDPASFTDATRIQESALIFDLIKEVQTPNCMETSMYRVLQRICLLVNADRCSYFVCRSRNGTPELATALFNVTPTSHFQQNFVDPNSEIVFPLDMGIVGLTARSKKLQNIPDVKQNNQFSEFVDSQTGYTTKNILSAPIVFEKDAIGVIMALNKTGSNEFSKIDEEIFVKYLNFASVLAIQHHVTYLWNVESRRSQVLLWSASKVFEELTDIERQFHKALYTVRTYLQCERYSVGLLDMTKEKEFYDEWPIKLGDVEPYRGPKTPDGREVNFYKIIDYLLEGKEEIKVIPTPPTDHWAMVSGLPTYVAENCFICNMMNASADEYFSFQKEAVDESGWKIKNVLSLPIVNKKEEIVGVATFFNRKDGKPFDEHDEQITEALTQFLGWSALNCDTYDKLNKLENRKDIAQEMLMYQTKCTNKQLQSILNTREKFDQEPEDCDQKEMYKLLRATIPEAKDVELLEFHFSDFPVTELDLIKCGIRCFFELNVVEKFKVPAEVLTRWMYTVRKGYRDITYHNWRHGFNVGQTMFCLLQTGKLRKYYSDLDAFAMVAAAFCHDIDHRGTNNLYQTKSISPLAKLHGSSIMERHHLEYSKTLMADESLNIFQNLQKRQFETVQHLFDVCIIATDLALYFKKRTMFQKIVEATEVMAEEKDRINHISNNPIRKEIIMAMMMTGCDLSAITKPWEVQSKVALMVAAEFWEQGDLERTVLDQQPIPMMDRSKADELPKMQCGFIDFVCSFVYKEFSRFHKEITPMFDGLNNNRMHWKELAEIHQAKVDTLEQQKKNLGEAEKNDGGDTKSKTCSIC